In a single window of the Platichthys flesus chromosome 5, fPlaFle2.1, whole genome shotgun sequence genome:
- the spcs3 gene encoding signal peptidase complex subunit 3, which produces MNTVLSRANSLFAFSLSVMAALTFGCFVTTAFKDRRVPVDVHVSKVMLKNVDDFTGPRERSDLGFLTFDLSANLQPIFDWNVKQLFLYLSAEYASKSNSLNQVVLWDKIVLRGENTKLNLRDMKSKYFFFDDGNGLRGNKNITLSLSWNVVPNAGILPLVAGSGHVSLPFPEMYETTRSY; this is translated from the exons ATGAATACGGTTCTGTCCAGAGCGAACTCTCTGTTCGCCTTCTCTTTGAGCGTCATGGCGGCTCTAACGTTTGGCTGCTTCGTCACCACTGCCTTCAAAGACAGAAGAGTTCCTGTGGACGTCCACGTCTCCAAAGTCATGCT GAAGAATGTTGATGACTTCACAGGACCCAGAGAGCGCAGTGACCTGGGTTTcctcacctttgacctctcagCTA ATCTGCAGCCAATTTTCGACTGGAACGTGAAACAgctttttctttatctgtctGCTGAGTATGCCTCAAAGAGTAAT tctctgAATCAGGTGGTGCTTTGGGATAAGATCGTCCTTCGAGGTGAAAACACCAAGCTGAACCTCAGAGACATGAAGTCGAAATACTTCTTCTTTGACGATGGGAACGGACTCAG AGGCAACAAGAACATCACTCTATCGCTGTCATGGAATGTTGTTCCCAATGCTGGAATCCTGCCTCTTGTCGCTGGAAGTGGACACGTCAGCCTCCCCTTCCCAGAGATGTACGAGACCACCAGGAGCTATTAG